A window from Cygnus olor isolate bCygOlo1 chromosome 13, bCygOlo1.pri.v2, whole genome shotgun sequence encodes these proteins:
- the MPP1 gene encoding 55 kDa erythrocyte membrane protein → MTLKSGRGGGGGGGGGSMRTALSDLYLEHLLQNRAKPEAVTQAPNAMTEDIYTNGSATLGSPSHSNGREVRKIRLVQFEKVTEEPMGITLKLNDKQSCMVARIFHGGMIHRQGSLHVGDEIIEINGQSVSNHSVDQLQKMLKETQGMVSIKVIPNQQSRLPALQMFMRAQFDYDPKKDSLIPCKEAGLKFQTGDVIQIINKDDSNWWQGRVEGSGTESAGLIPSPELQEWRVASTTQSSQSEAPSCSPFGKKKKCKDKYLAKHSSIFDQLDVVSYEEVVRLPAFKRKTLVLIGASGVGRSHIKNALLSNNPEKFMYPAPHTTRPQKKNEVDGKDYYFVSTEEMTRDISANEFLEFGSYQGNMFGTKFETVHKIHQQDKVAILDIEPQTLKIVRTAELSPFIVFIAPTDKAEESEALQQLRKDSESIRSRYAHYFDLSIVNNGVEESLKLLEEAFEQACSSPQWVPVSWVY, encoded by the exons atGACGCTCAAGTCGGGccgcggcggaggcggcggcggcggcggcgggagcaTGAGGACGGCGCTCTCCGACCTCTACCTGGAGCACCTGCTGCAGAACCGGGCCAAGCCCGAG GCCGTCACCCAGGCCCCGAACGCCATGACTGAGGACATTTACACCAACGGCTCGGCGACTCTGGGCAGTCCCTCCCACAGCAACGGCCGCGAGGTGCGGAAGATACGCCTGGTGCAGTTCGAGAAGGTGACAGAGGAGCCCATG GGAATCACGCTGAAGCTGAACGACAAGCAGAGCTGCATGGTGGCCAGGATCTTCCACGGGGGCATGATTCACAGACAAG GCTCCCTTCACGTGGGTGATGAGATCATAGAAATCAATGGGCAGAGCGTGAGCAACCACTCGGTTGACCAGCTGCAGAAGATGCTG AAAGAAACCCAGGGCATGGTCTCAATAAAAGTCATTCCCAACCAGCAAAGCCGCCTCCCTGCTCTCCAG atGTTCATGAGGGCGCAGTTTGACTATGATCCCAAAAAAGACAGCCTGATCCCCTGCAAGGAAGCGGGGCTGAAGTTCCAGACCGGCGACGTGATTCAGATCATCAACAAGGATGACAGCAACTGGTGGCAGGGCCGTGTGGAGGGCTCCGGCACTGAGTCAGCGGGGCTCATCCCTTCCCCAGAGCTCCAGGAGTG GCGTGTGGCAAGCACCACCCAGTCCAGTCAGAGTGAAGCCCCGAGCTGCAGCCcctttgggaagaaaaagaagtgcaaAGATAAATACCTGGCCAAGCACAGCTCAA TTTTTGACCAGCTGGACGTGGTTTCCTACGAGGAGGTGGTGAGGCTGCCCGCTTTCAAGAGGAAGACACTGGTGCTCATCG GAGCCAGCGGAGTGGGTCGTAGCCACATCAAGAACGCTCTGCTCAGCAACAACCCCGAGAAGTTCATGTACCCAGCTCCAC ACACTACGCGGCCCCAGAAGAAGAACGAGGTGGACGGGAAGGACTACTACTTCGTCTCCACTGAGGAGATGACCCGGGACATCTCAGCCAACGAGTTCCTGGAGTTTGGAAGCTACCAGGGAAATATGTTTGGCACCAAGTTTGAAACAGTGCACAAGATCCACCAGCAGGACAAAGTCGCTATTTTGGACATTGAGCCCCAG ACCCTGAAGATTGTCCGCACGGCAGAGCTCTCCCCGTTCATAGTCTTCATCGCCCCGACAGACAAGGCAGAGGAG TCAGAGGCGTTGCAGCAACTCCGTAAGGATTCAGAGAGCATCCGGAGCCGATACGCACACTATTTTGACCTCTCAATAGTCAACAATGGAGTGGAGGAAAGCCTcaagctgctggaggaagccTTTGAGCAGGCCTGCAGCTCTCCACAGTGGGTGCCCGTCTCCTGGGTTTACTGA